The uncultured Cohaesibacter sp. genomic sequence CGCACGCAGCCGGTTTACCCCGGCCAAAACGAGCGTGAGGCATGGATGGTCTCCCAATCATCCATACCGCGACAGCAGCACATACCTAACAACACTACTTACTGGTAGATTTTGTCAACAAACAAGTATTGCATTTGCCAGTATCGCGACAACGCGTCGCATGATGCTGTGAACGATCTTGCATGGGCAAGCAGTCATTTTGCCGGAAAGTTTCGATATATTAGATAGTTAACCTTGCATATATACCTAATAAGGAAGGCACATACCTAAAATTCCCGATCCAGACCATAGATATTGACAAGCGCCCTGAAGTGCATATCATCCATACCCACAAAGCAAAAAATCCATACTTATGAAGGTATTCCATACTTTTCAAAGGCCTGAGGCGAAGATGACAAAGCTCCCCAAGAATGTACGTATCGGCCGAAATGGTCGTGTTGGTATTCTCAAGAAAGTGCCTCGGGACCTGTGGGAGCACCCGCAATATAAAGATCGCTCCAAGGTGATCGAGCGCTCCACTGGTGCCATCAATGTTACGGAAGGGGTAAAGATTGCTCGTGCCATGCTGGAGGATCTGGAGCAGGAATTTGCCTCGGCCCGCTCAGAGCTTCCGGTCATTGCCCATGCTTCAGACCAACAAGGAATTGGGCCCCAAGCGGAGAAGAGCCCACCGCAGGAGCCTGAAGCCAAGACCGTTGAAGACAACGCTTGCAAAGAAGAGCCCCGCCCTGCTCCCCGACGTAGGGAAGCGGATATAACCCGGCGAGACATCCTTGATGCTGCCATGGAAGAATTTGCTGCCAAAGGGCTCAGCGGCGCCCGCGTGGATGCCATAGCCGCCAAAACCCGCACCACCAAACCGATGATCTATTATCATTTCGGCAGCAAGGAAAAGCTCTATGCCGCCGTGATGGAAGAGGCTTATGGCGGCGTGCGCAGCAAAGAACAGGGGTTACATCTGGATGCTTTGCCCCCTGACGAAGCCATGCGGCGTCTTGTGGAAGTGACCTTTGATCACCATGCGGAGCATCCCGAATATGTACGGCTGGTGTCTGTCGAGAATATCGAGATGGGACGCCATATCACCGGTCGCCAGAGCCTGATAGAACGCAATGCCATTGCCATCCAAACCGTCAGCGATCTTTTAAAGCGCGGCGCCGAGGCGGGCATTTTTCGAGCGGATATCAATCCATGGCACCTGCATTTCCTGATCTCCTCTTTCTGCTTCATGCGTGTTTCCAACCGCTATTCATGGCGGGCCGTGTTTGACATGGACCTGTGGGACGAAGCCGATATTCCTGCCCAACGCGAGATGATCGTTGAAACGATCCTGCGCTATGTAAAGCCCTAGAGTACTGGCCGTTCGCCTTCCATCCATTGCCATAGAGATAAGGTTGTCCGGGCTGAAACGCCTGCAGTAACCTCGCAGCTGCCTTTGTTGATGCGCGGTACAAAGGTAAGCACGCCCCAATTAAGAATGATTTATGGATAGTTATTCAACACAATCTCCATTTTATTGATTAAAAATCTGGTCCATATATGCCTCACCAGCAAATGCAAGACCAAAGCAAATTGCCATAAACAACAACAAGAAAAACAGAAACAACGCCATAACGGCGCTTCTGCGCGACTGCGACGGTCGCCAAAACAGTACCGCAGGCTTTCAGTGGGGCAACCCTCCCATAAAAGCGAACGAAACAATGACATCCGTGCAAAGACTGCACGAAACCACAGTTGGAACACGACCATGATCGACAATCAAACCGCTCCCTATGCAGCCTTCCTTCTCCGCGTCAGCTCTGGCGCCCTGCTTCTGGCCCATGGCCTGATGAAGATCTTTATCTTTACCATTCCGGGTACAGTTGGTTTCTTTGAGAGCCTCGGGTTTCCCGGCCTCTTTGCCTATCTGACCATTTTCGCCGAAGTGGTTGGCGGCGCAGCCCTGATCTTTGGCGTTGCCACCCGCGCGGTTGCCATCCTGACCCTGCCGCCGCTGATCGGTGCGCTGTATGTTCACGCAGGCAATGGCTGGGTCTTTTCCAGCGAGGGTGGCGGCTGGGAATTCCCGCTTTTCTGGGCCATTGCAAACCTCTCCATCGCTCTTCTGGGCAGCGGTGCCTTTGCCCTGCGCCTTCCGGTTTTCAATCAGAAACTGGCTTGGGCTCAATAAGGCCCGCTCCCGTTTGGCCAAATGACTGAATAATTCGCAGAGCATAAAAGCAAGAATAAAGCTCTCACTTGAAACGGTGCTCTCCCAATCGGAGGGCTCCGTTTTTTCAGTCCCGCGCCCCGCCCCAGCCTTCAAGGCAATCTAGAGGCCGCGCCTTGTATGACTGACCTCTATGACTGGCCTCCATTACTGGCCTTGCCTCTGACTCTAAAGGACAATTTGCCACAGGCAGTTATGCTCTATCCATCAAATCAGGCCCCTTTGGACGCTTGACGGAGTGTTCTGGGCGTTGATATTTGCCATGTTATAACATTTCCTGTGGTGAATTGATGTTCAGACGACGTAAAATCGACAAGCGGCTACCTGTGACCGTGCTGTCAGGGTTCCTTGGCGCTGGCAAAACAACCCTCCTTAATCATGTGCTCAACAATCGGAATGGCCGCCGGGTGGCCGTCATCGTCAATGATATGAGCGAAGTGAATATCGACGCCGATCTGGTGCGCGAAGCATCCACGCTCAGCCAGTCCGAAGAAAAACTGGTCGAGATGAGCAATGGCTGTATCTGCTGCACCTTGCGCGATGATCTTCTGATCAAGGTGCGGCAATTGGCCGAAGAAGGCCGCTTTGATTATCTGCTGGTGGAAAGCACCGGCGTATCCGAGCCGCTACCTGTGGCCACGACTTTTGAATATCGCGATGAAGAAGGGCGCAGCCTGAATGAGATTGCCCGGCTGGACACCATGGCGACGGTAATCGATGCGGTTCACCTGCTCAAGGACTTCAGCTCAAAAGACTTTCTTTGCGACAGGGACACGCTCAAGGCGGATCTTTCCGATCATGACGAACGGACACTGGCTGATCTGCTTGTGGATCAGATCGAGTTCGCCAATATCATCATTCTCAACAAGGTGTCCGATGCCACCAGCGAGCAGTTGGATACGGCCCGGGCCATCATTCATGGCCTCAACCCCGGTGCCCGTTTGATCGAAACGGACTTTGGCGAAGTCGAGCCAGATGCGATTTTCAACACCGGCCTGTTTGACTTCGAACGCGCACGCGAGCACCCGCAATGGTACAAGGAGCTTTATGGCTTCGCCGATCACATGCCTGAGGATTCAGAGTTCGGCATCACCAGTTTTGTCTGGAAAGCCCGGCGCCCCTTGTTACCCGAGCAATTCCATGACTTCACCCAGACGCCCCTGCCCGGCGTGATCCGCGCCAAGGGACATTTCTGGTTGGCCACACGTCATCATATTGTGGGAGACTATAGCCTTGCAGGCAATATGGCCCGCACAGGCCCTCTGGGCTATTGGTGGGCATCTGTGCCCAAGGAGCGCTGGCCGAAGGATCGTGCCACGCGCAAGCAGCTGAAGGCGGTGCTGGACCCTCATTATGGCGACCGGCGCCAGCAGATCGTCTTCATCGGCATGCTGGGAGAGATGAACAAGGACCGCATCTGCGCAATGCTCGATAGAGCCCTGGCCCCGAAGCTGGAAGAAGGGCCATTCGAGCCCTCCCGCTACGAGCATCTAGCCGACCCCTTCCCGGCTTGGGAGTAGGCACAAAACCAACCGGGCACTTAAGGCATGAAGAGCCCAGCTTGGCTCTCTCTAGAGCGCAAGAGAGCCGTTTACGCGTGTATCGGCTGCGATATAGGACTGGATCTGGCGCACGATCTGGTCGGCATGCTCGGCCGCCAGCTTGTCTGCCAGTGCCAGATCCCGATCGATGATCGCCTTGATCATCTTCTCATGTTCATCGACATAAAGATGCGGGATATCATCATTGTAGGACTGGTAATAGAGACGCAGGATACGACGCCCCTCATCGAGAAGACGTGTAAAGAGTTCGACATAATAGCGGTTGCGTCCCGCCCTGGCGATGGCCAGATGGAACTCGCGGTTGGTGGAAATCATCTCGAAGACATCACGCGTTTCCACCGCCTTGGCGTAGAGGTCTTTCCAGTGACGGATCTCGGCGAGATCACTCTCTTCACAATTGGCGGCCGCCTGGCGCGTCGTCACCCGATACATCAAAGTAAGGGCATCGAAAAACTGGGAGAGATTGAGAAAATCGATATTGGAAACGATGGTAGCCCTGTTTGGCAGCGTCGTTATCAAGCCTTCCGCGGCCAAGCGAACCAGCGCTTCGCGAATGGGGGTGCGCGACATGGAAAAGCGCGCCGCCAGTTGCAGCTCGTCGATCGGACTGCCGGGAGCGATTTTCAACTCTATGATTTCTCGATGCAAGGTCTGATAGACATGGCCAACGCCGGCGCCTCTCTTATGGGGTCCCTTGGTCGCTTTTTTCTCTTTTGTTTCGGTCATGCCCTTGCTGCCCAACGATGTTGCGATGAATATTTCTAGCGAATATCTTTCAGGTCCTGAAGCAAATGTTTGTATTTTAATTGTCGACATATTATCGTGCCGGTGGGATAAAGCAAAGTAAAAAGCACAAAGCATATCATCTGATCGGGGCATTCGATGAAAAACCATACATTTCAATGCATTGATGGCCATACATGTGGCAATCCGGTGCGTCTTGTTGCAGGCGGTGCGCCGCAGCTGGAAGGCAGCACCATGATCGAAAAACGAGCGCATTTTCTGGCCGAGTTTGACTGGATTCGCACGGGCCTGATGTTTGAACCACGCGGGCATGACATGATGTCAGGATCGATTCTCTATCCGCCCACGCGGGATGATTGCGACATTGCCGTTCTGTTCATCGAGACCTCGGGCTGTCTGCCCATGTGCGGCCACGGCACGATTGGCACAGTGACCATGGCCATCGAGAACGGTCTGGTCAGCCCCAGGGAACCCGGCAAGCTGCGGCTGGATACGCCCGCGGGTGTCGTCACTGTCAACTATCGGCAGGAAGGACGTTATGTGGAAGAGGTCCGGCTGACCAACGTGCCAGCCTTTCTTTATGCCGAAAACATGACTGCCGAGGTGGACGGCCTTGGTGAGGTGCATGTGGATGTGGCCTATGGCGGCAATTTCTACGCCATTGTCGAAACACAGGATTGCTACAAGGATATGGCTGACTTCTCGGCGAGTGAGCTGGTGGGCTTTTCGCCCAAGCTACGCGCTGCACTCAATGAAAAATACGCCTTCGTGCATCCGGAAAATCCTGCCATCAACGGACTGAGCCATATTCTCTGGACCGGAAAGCCTCTGGCACCAGAAGCCACGGCGCGCAACGCGGTCTTTTATGGAGAGAAGGCCATCGATCGCTCCCCTTGCGGGACGGGTACCTCTGCCCGCATGGCCCATTGGGTTGCCAAGGGACGGCTTGATATCGGCGACGCCTTCATTCACGAAAGTATCATCGGAAGCCTGTTCAAGGGGCGCGTGGAAGCCGCTGCCAGAGTTGGCGATAAGGATGCCATCATTCCATCCATTGGCGGCTGGGCACGCCAGACCGGTTTCAACACCATCTTCATTGATGATCGAGACCCTTACGCCCATGGCTTTACGGTGCTGTAAAGCTGCGGGATCCGCTTGAAAACAAACTGGCGCGGGCATATTCCCCGCGCCGGTTTGTTTTGATAGCCTGAAATACCGGCTATTCCTTGCCTATGGCCATATCCATCAAGCGCTCCAGAACGCGGGGATCCTGCCGCAATCCGTCATGCTCATATTCGTTGGTCACCCATGCCTTGAGATTGCCAACCCGACCAGCGGTTTCCAGCGACAAGCCTGCATCCACATACATGTCATCGAAATAGACGGCCGCTGTCACGGGCACGTCATTGGCGGCCAAACGGGCCTTGTCATAAAGCGGCTCTTCAAACGGCATGGCATGCAGCGCTTGTGTCGCTGCCCGGAAAGGTTTGAGTGCTCTGATTTCCTCAAACATCCACGGGAACATCATCTCGCCGGTAAAGAGCAATGGCCGATGGCTCTCGGCAAAAGCCATGTGCTTATCCCGCTCCCGCTGCGCTGCCCAGTTGGTGGCATTGCCATGCTGGCCGTAGATGGCCTCTTGCAACACGCAGAAAAGCGGATTGGTGGCAAAGCCTGTTTCCGCCATGACGGAGAAAAGGAAGCTCTCGGTGAGGGTGCCATCTCCGTCCATTGCTCCATCGATCAACCAGTGCACTTCCTCATAGCCCGGCTTCATGCCGAAGGCGAGACCGAGGGTCTGCAATCGGCGCACTGTCAGCCGGTCGCCATCTGGCAGACGGATGTCCTGATTTGCCAGGCTGTCGGCAATGCGGGCAACCGCCGCCTTGTCAGCCTCATAGCGCGCATAATAGTGCCGGTTTTTTTCGGCCACCCGCAGGAAAGTCCGCTCGTAGACATCCTCCGCACGAGCATCAAGCCCGGCCAATCCCCCTGTTACATAGCAGGCTTCCAGTGCTTCGGGAGCCATGGAGAGATAACAAAGGGTCAGAAAGCCGCCATAGCTCTGGCCAAGGCTTGACCATTTACGCCCTTCATAGACCTTCTTGCGCAAATGCTCACAATCGCGAATGATGCTATCGGCCCTGAAACAGGCGAGGAAGCGGGCCCCTTCTTCAGCCGAGGCAAAGCGCTTCATATGGCGCCCTTCCACCGGTGACGATCGCCCGGTGCCCCGCTGATCGAGCAAAACAACACGGTATTTCTTGAGCGCGATTTTGAGCCATGCTGGGCTGCCACCTTGTGGCCGCGGCCCCTTGCCGCCGGGTCCGCCCTGCAGGAAGACGAGCAGAGGCAGATCTTCCTCCTTGCGCGCAGGATCCACCACTTCGCGAGCAAACAGCGTCAGGCTTTCCCCCTCGGGGCTCGCCCAATCGAGGGGAACCGGCAGCGTGATGTCGCGATAGGCGACGCCGGGAAATGTCACATAAGTCATTGCACACTCCTTCAAGCGTGGTGTTCGAGCAGGCCTTACCGAGCTGCGATCAAGGCGCGGGATTTGTCGGACAGGATTTCCGGTCCATCTTCGCGCATAATGACAATGTCTTCCAGACGCACGCCAAACTGTCCGGCCAGATAGATGCCCGGCTCAATGGAGAAGACCATGCCTTCTTCAAGAATTGTCTCGGAACTGGCCGACATGTAAGGATGCTCATGCACATCGATGCCCAGACCATGGCCTGTGCGATGCAGGAATTTGTCGCCATAACCAGCCTTGGCAATGGTCGAGCGGGCCGCGTCATCAATGGTGCTGGCCTTCACGCCCGGTTTTGCCGCAGCAAGAGCCGCCTGAACAGCCTCTTCCACGATGGCGGCAATGGCCTCACAGCCTTCCGGCTTGGCTCCGAAATAGCCAGAGCGGGTCATATCGCTTGGATATCCACCCTTGCGGCACCCCAGATCAATCATCAGTGGCATGCCCTCTTGCAGCTTTGTCGCACCGCTATCGTGATGGGGGAAAGCTCCATTGCCACCAAAGCAGACGCTGGCAAATTCCGTTGTTGCACCATGGTTTGCAAAAAAATCGTCGATGAAGTTGATGACATCCAGCTCCGTCATGCCCACCTTGAGGCTATCAAAGGCTGCTGTGATGCAGGCATCGGTCAGAATGGCATTCTCTTTCAGCTGGGCATATTCCGTTTCATCCTTGCGACAACGCAAATAGCCAAGCGTATCGCCAAGGAACTGGCGTTTATTCCCCGGCAGCGCATCCAGCAGCAGCAAAGCGAAATCTGCGCGCATCGCTTCATCAACGGCCACTGATACGCCTTCTCTCCCAAGGGAAAAATCGGCCAACATCTGGTTGAGCGCTCCGTTTGCTCCATCGGCATCGGCCCAGCAGTAGAAGGGCAGGTCCGTATGCTGGCGCACGCTATCCTGATTGAGCGCCGGCATCAGGAAGGCGGCATCCTTCTGCGTGACCAACACCATGACAGGCCGTTCGTCCCCATGTGCCGATACGCCCGCCAGCCAAGCCATGTTTGAGGTCGGACCAACAGCGACCAGATCCGTCCCGACTTCCGTCATGCGGGCTCTGAGCCGCGACAGACGCGTCTCAAACAGAATTTTCTTGGAGTTATTCATAAGGATCTGTTCCATTTCATACGTCCTATCAACAAAAAGCAAAAAAAGCTGCGCCTTTTGCAATATTTCATGTCGACAATTAAAATACAATTGGTATTGTCACTGCATAAACATAGATCTTTCTATCCACCCCGAAAAGGCGGGACCGGTCGGGTTTTTGGATATTTCTTGGGACAATCACATGGACTCCACTATTTTCACATGCTGTATGCCTGCGCTGATGACACCATGCAAAACAGACCGAACCCCCGACTATGACGCTTTGGTCAAACAGGGCAAGGAAATGGTCGAAGCAGGAATGGGTGCCGTTGTTTATTGCGGTTCCATGGGCGACTGGCCTTTGCTGACCGATGCTGAACGCATGAAAGGCGTTGAGCTTTTGGTGGAAGCGG encodes the following:
- a CDS encoding TetR/AcrR family transcriptional regulator, whose amino-acid sequence is MTKLPKNVRIGRNGRVGILKKVPRDLWEHPQYKDRSKVIERSTGAINVTEGVKIARAMLEDLEQEFASARSELPVIAHASDQQGIGPQAEKSPPQEPEAKTVEDNACKEEPRPAPRRREADITRRDILDAAMEEFAAKGLSGARVDAIAAKTRTTKPMIYYHFGSKEKLYAAVMEEAYGGVRSKEQGLHLDALPPDEAMRRLVEVTFDHHAEHPEYVRLVSVENIEMGRHITGRQSLIERNAIAIQTVSDLLKRGAEAGIFRADINPWHLHFLISSFCFMRVSNRYSWRAVFDMDLWDEADIPAQREMIVETILRYVKP
- a CDS encoding DoxX family protein, with the protein product MIDNQTAPYAAFLLRVSSGALLLAHGLMKIFIFTIPGTVGFFESLGFPGLFAYLTIFAEVVGGAALIFGVATRAVAILTLPPLIGALYVHAGNGWVFSSEGGGWEFPLFWAIANLSIALLGSGAFALRLPVFNQKLAWAQ
- a CDS encoding Xaa-Pro peptidase family protein; translated protein: MEQILMNNSKKILFETRLSRLRARMTEVGTDLVAVGPTSNMAWLAGVSAHGDERPVMVLVTQKDAAFLMPALNQDSVRQHTDLPFYCWADADGANGALNQMLADFSLGREGVSVAVDEAMRADFALLLLDALPGNKRQFLGDTLGYLRCRKDETEYAQLKENAILTDACITAAFDSLKVGMTELDVINFIDDFFANHGATTEFASVCFGGNGAFPHHDSGATKLQEGMPLMIDLGCRKGGYPSDMTRSGYFGAKPEGCEAIAAIVEEAVQAALAAAKPGVKASTIDDAARSTIAKAGYGDKFLHRTGHGLGIDVHEHPYMSASSETILEEGMVFSIEPGIYLAGQFGVRLEDIVIMREDGPEILSDKSRALIAAR
- a CDS encoding GTP-binding protein, with the translated sequence MFRRRKIDKRLPVTVLSGFLGAGKTTLLNHVLNNRNGRRVAVIVNDMSEVNIDADLVREASTLSQSEEKLVEMSNGCICCTLRDDLLIKVRQLAEEGRFDYLLVESTGVSEPLPVATTFEYRDEEGRSLNEIARLDTMATVIDAVHLLKDFSSKDFLCDRDTLKADLSDHDERTLADLLVDQIEFANIIILNKVSDATSEQLDTARAIIHGLNPGARLIETDFGEVEPDAIFNTGLFDFERAREHPQWYKELYGFADHMPEDSEFGITSFVWKARRPLLPEQFHDFTQTPLPGVIRAKGHFWLATRHHIVGDYSLAGNMARTGPLGYWWASVPKERWPKDRATRKQLKAVLDPHYGDRRQQIVFIGMLGEMNKDRICAMLDRALAPKLEEGPFEPSRYEHLADPFPAWE
- a CDS encoding GntR family transcriptional regulator; translation: MTETKEKKATKGPHKRGAGVGHVYQTLHREIIELKIAPGSPIDELQLAARFSMSRTPIREALVRLAAEGLITTLPNRATIVSNIDFLNLSQFFDALTLMYRVTTRQAAANCEESDLAEIRHWKDLYAKAVETRDVFEMISTNREFHLAIARAGRNRYYVELFTRLLDEGRRILRLYYQSYNDDIPHLYVDEHEKMIKAIIDRDLALADKLAAEHADQIVRQIQSYIAADTRVNGSLAL
- a CDS encoding 4-hydroxyproline epimerase, giving the protein MKNHTFQCIDGHTCGNPVRLVAGGAPQLEGSTMIEKRAHFLAEFDWIRTGLMFEPRGHDMMSGSILYPPTRDDCDIAVLFIETSGCLPMCGHGTIGTVTMAIENGLVSPREPGKLRLDTPAGVVTVNYRQEGRYVEEVRLTNVPAFLYAENMTAEVDGLGEVHVDVAYGGNFYAIVETQDCYKDMADFSASELVGFSPKLRAALNEKYAFVHPENPAINGLSHILWTGKPLAPEATARNAVFYGEKAIDRSPCGTGTSARMAHWVAKGRLDIGDAFIHESIIGSLFKGRVEAAARVGDKDAIIPSIGGWARQTGFNTIFIDDRDPYAHGFTVL
- a CDS encoding alpha/beta fold hydrolase is translated as MTYVTFPGVAYRDITLPVPLDWASPEGESLTLFAREVVDPARKEEDLPLLVFLQGGPGGKGPRPQGGSPAWLKIALKKYRVVLLDQRGTGRSSPVEGRHMKRFASAEEGARFLACFRADSIIRDCEHLRKKVYEGRKWSSLGQSYGGFLTLCYLSMAPEALEACYVTGGLAGLDARAEDVYERTFLRVAEKNRHYYARYEADKAAVARIADSLANQDIRLPDGDRLTVRRLQTLGLAFGMKPGYEEVHWLIDGAMDGDGTLTESFLFSVMAETGFATNPLFCVLQEAIYGQHGNATNWAAQRERDKHMAFAESHRPLLFTGEMMFPWMFEEIRALKPFRAATQALHAMPFEEPLYDKARLAANDVPVTAAVYFDDMYVDAGLSLETAGRVGNLKAWVTNEYEHDGLRQDPRVLERLMDMAIGKE